From a single Capsicum annuum cultivar UCD-10X-F1 chromosome 12, UCD10Xv1.1, whole genome shotgun sequence genomic region:
- the LOC107851313 gene encoding DEAD-box ATP-dependent RNA helicase 5 → MGKSDDSIQRRKNKKSRKKQEDKLSNRIAGIIAAKKRRLSGKRRLCEGMCYSLPTPEDPFNDRHGKVDLVKKKKKNKKLNQSEKGKNPVKNTSLLQNSGKLEEELHMPADHMHAPSKFLILCLKNIQDGLQQDGAFNDGEDKSFFVHTWGIEFWKYFTRGKDIIGTNQAHSTTEQIAWVAATAADAMSRKEKEGLSISNPFLLFLVPSQEKAAQVRKICKPLKALGIHTVSLHPGASIDHQIQGLKNCEPEFLISTPGRLQELLSCGAIETSDVSFLVIDGPLTEAGYADAVESIAKSISGKPQILAFSDCSNTSSNFLSKKSFGESICRIPLDDPTNGHSMALDICASKLSKTNGACCPCS, encoded by the exons ATGGGGAAAAGCGATGATTCAATTCAAAGAAGGAAGAACAAGAAAAGTAGAAAGAAGCAAGAGGACAAGCTGTCTAATCGTATTGCCGGCATTATTGCTGCCAAGAAACGTCGCCTTTCTGGTAAACGTCGTTTGTGTGAG GGAATGTGCTACAGTTTGCCTACACCGGAGGATCCGTTCAATGATAGGCATGGAAAAGTTGAtcttgtgaaaaagaagaaaaagaataagaagctGAACCAATCGGAAAAGGGCAAGAACCCTGTTAAGAACACTAGTTTATTACAAAATTCTGGCAAATTGGAGGAAGAGCTCCACATGCCTGCTGATCACATGCATGCACCATCTAAGTTCTTAATTCTGTGCTTGAAGAACATTCAAGATGGCCTTCAACAGGATGGAGCTTTCAATGATGGAGAGGACAAGTCTTTCTTCGTCCATACATGGGGAATAGAATTCTGGAAATATTTTACCCGTGGCAAAGATATAATCGGTACAAATCAAGCCCATTCTACAACTGAACAAATTGCTTGGGTTGCAGCAACCGCTGCTGATGCAATGTCAAGAAAGGAGAAAGAAGGTCTATCAATTAGCAACCCTTTCCTGTTATTCCTTGTTCCCTCCCAAGAGAAGGCTGCCCAG GTGCGGAAAATATGCAAGCCTCTGAAAGCTCTTGGAATACATACAGTGAGTCTGCATCCTGGTGCTTCTATAGACCACCAGATTCAAGG CCTGAAGAACTGTGAACCTGAGTTTCTTATATCCACTCCTGGAAGACTTCAAGAGCTCCTCTCATGTGGTGCCATTGAAACTTCTGATGTTTCTTTCCTG GTCATCGACGGACCTCTTACTGAGGCAGGTTATGCTGATGCGGTTGAATCCATTGCAAAATCTATTTCTGGAAAGCCACAAATTCTGGCTTTCAGTGACTGCTCAAATACTTCCTCCAATTTTCTTTCAAAGAAGAGTTTTGGAGAATCAATCTGTAGAATACCGCTTGATGATCCAACAAATGGTCATAGCATGGCTTTAGATATTTGTGCTTCGAAGTTGTCAAAG ACAAACGGAGCTTGCTGTCCTTGCAGTTGA